One part of the Nostoc sp. PCC 7120 = FACHB-418 genome encodes these proteins:
- a CDS encoding HEAT repeat domain-containing protein yields MINWNDYLESLCKDYAQWWNAYTLTDVVGQQRIEQKRSPLLLDFIVQTVQSAKEERSASQEQVERLDVLAGLRKYAQEHVLLVGRPGSGKSTALLRLLLEEAERPLPQPLPDAERGVLAPPSLAGKGVGGLGQIPILVELRYYQTSILDLIRDFLKRHCLLLDTATIEQLLFDGQFLLLVDGINELPSEKARQDLYKFRQDNQKTTPMIFTTRDLGVGGDLGITKKLEMQPLTAEQMQQFVRAYLPAQGEQMLQNLGDRLREFGETPLLLFMLCLLFVETGDIPPNLGLLFRELTQRYKNELKPNVPVKGVSRDHWSWLLQHLAFNMTKGDKLTELNVAILKSKAEEVLTQLLKDEGFNPPRDQASESLKDLLNHDLIQLAANDQIEFRHQLIQEYYTAECLLKLLPSLSDDSLQREYLNYLKWTEPLKLMLELVDDRALAVRVVNLALKVDYQLGAKLAGAAKPELQQQTVDLIPGLKIPLLFKICLLGLTKSEKAISHLNPLLEDENSSVRDSAASALGEIKSEAAIPGLIKLLEHENSSVRYSAASALGEIKSEAAIPGLINLLEHENFDVRYRAASALGEIKSEAAIPGLINLLEHENSSVRYRAASALGQIKSEQAILGLIKLLEHENSSVRYRAASALGQIKSEQAILGLIKLLEHENSDVRYRAASALGEIKSEQAIPGLINLLEHENFDVRYSAASALGEIKSEQAIPGLINLLEHENFDVRYSAASALGEIKSEAAIPGLINLLEHENFDVRYSAASALGEIKSEAAIPGLINLLEHENFDVRDSAASALGEIKSEAAIPGLINLLEHENFDVRYSAASALGEIKSEAAIPGLINLLEDENSDVRYSAASALGEIKSEAAIPGLINLLEDENSPVRRRAASALGQIKSEAAIPGLINLLEDENSPVRRRAASALGQIKSEAAIPGLINLLEDENSSVRYSAASSLGQIKSEQAILGLIKLLEDENSSVRRRAASALGEIKSEQAIPGLIKLLEHEDSDVRYRAASALGEIKSEQAIPGLIKLLEDEDSFVRYRAASALGEIKSEQAILGLINLLEDEDSSVRYRAASTLGQIKSEQAIPGLINLLEDEKSSVRDSAASALGEIKSEQAIPGLINLLEDENSSVRDSAASALGEIKSEQAIPMLMNRLENEEFVSANNGNTLYSALEALEAIQENCQYYRCLTEQKPQLYLPPSQPSKTSLMYILHLSDLHFGTPDEANKWSNQLAMDLKQELQIPHLDALILSGDIANKSTPDEYAAAQKFLDELRQDFSLKFEQIIIAPGNHDLNWQISEEEGYIPTLRKKYQESMDESCVIDDGGAYIAVVDPENHKRRFEHFSNFYQAIKNQPYPLEYEKQYTLDHFPNQNLLILGLNSAWQLDHHYKSRASININALTNALTDIRRNQYYQNCIKIAVWHHPLDSAWEDRIKDQSFMEQLAVAGFRFFLHGHVHKAETSLYRYDMSANGRKLDRICAGTFGAPTRELNPGYPWQYNLLKFADNKLTVYTRRREELNGPWKPDARWLMGAGQNPLPYYEVMMDYT; encoded by the coding sequence ATGATCAACTGGAATGACTACCTAGAATCACTCTGCAAAGATTATGCCCAATGGTGGAATGCTTACACGTTGACGGATGTAGTAGGACAGCAGCGAATTGAGCAGAAGCGATCGCCCCTACTGTTAGATTTTATAGTGCAGACGGTACAATCTGCCAAGGAAGAAAGGAGCGCCAGCCAGGAGCAAGTTGAGCGTTTAGACGTGCTAGCAGGGTTGCGAAAGTATGCTCAAGAACACGTTTTGCTAGTAGGGCGACCAGGTTCAGGGAAATCGACAGCTTTATTGCGGTTATTGCTAGAAGAAGCGGAGAGACCCCTCCCCCAACCCCTCCCCGACGCGGAGAGGGGAGTATTAGCTCCCCCTTCCCTTGCAGGGAAGGGGGTCGGGGGGTTAGGTCAAATCCCCATCCTAGTAGAGTTGCGCTATTACCAAACCTCAATCCTAGACTTGATTCGGGATTTCTTGAAACGCCATTGCCTACTACTAGACACTGCAACCATAGAACAACTGCTGTTTGACGGGCAATTTTTGCTGCTGGTAGATGGTATCAACGAATTACCCTCAGAGAAAGCGCGACAAGATTTATATAAATTCCGGCAAGACAACCAAAAAACCACGCCGATGATATTCACCACGCGGGATTTAGGCGTGGGGGGTGATTTGGGCATTACCAAGAAGCTGGAAATGCAACCCCTGACAGCAGAACAAATGCAGCAATTTGTCCGCGCCTATTTGCCAGCACAGGGTGAACAGATGTTGCAGAACTTAGGCGACAGGTTGCGGGAGTTTGGGGAAACACCGTTGCTGCTGTTTATGCTGTGTTTATTGTTTGTTGAAACAGGAGACATCCCGCCGAACTTGGGTTTGCTGTTTCGCGAGTTGACCCAACGTTATAAGAACGAGTTGAAGCCAAATGTCCCAGTTAAAGGTGTGTCACGGGATCATTGGTCATGGTTATTACAACATTTGGCGTTCAACATGACCAAAGGGGATAAGCTGACAGAATTGAATGTTGCCATACTCAAGTCAAAAGCAGAGGAAGTTTTAACGCAGCTTTTGAAAGATGAAGGATTTAATCCACCCCGTGACCAAGCATCAGAATCGTTGAAAGATTTACTCAACCATGATTTAATTCAACTGGCTGCAAATGACCAAATTGAATTTCGCCACCAACTAATTCAGGAATATTACACCGCCGAATGTTTGCTCAAGCTGTTACCAAGCCTCAGTGATGACTCTCTCCAGCGAGAGTATTTAAATTATTTAAAATGGACTGAACCCCTAAAATTGATGCTGGAATTGGTGGATGATAGGGCGCTGGCGGTGCGAGTGGTGAACTTAGCCTTAAAGGTAGATTACCAGTTAGGCGCAAAGTTAGCAGGTGCAGCAAAGCCAGAGTTGCAGCAGCAGACAGTTGATTTAATACCTGGGTTAAAAATTCCTTTATTATTCAAAATCTGCCTTCTAGGTTTAACTAAATCTGAAAAAGCAATTTCTCATCTCAATCCATTACTAGAAGATGAAAACTCCTCTGTGCGTGATAGTGCGGCATCTGCCCTGGGAGAAATCAAATCAGAGGCGGCGATTCCTGGGCTAATTAAATTACTAGAACATGAAAACTCCTCTGTGCGTTATAGTGCGGCATCTGCCCTGGGAGAAATCAAATCAGAGGCGGCGATTCCTGGGCTAATTAATTTACTAGAACATGAAAACTTCGATGTGCGTTATCGTGCGGCATCTGCCCTGGGAGAAATCAAATCAGAGGCGGCGATTCCTGGGCTAATTAATTTACTAGAACATGAAAACTCCTCTGTGCGTTATCGTGCGGCATCTGCCCTGGGACAAATCAAATCAGAGCAGGCTATTCTAGGGCTAATTAAATTACTAGAACATGAAAACTCCTCTGTGCGTTATCGTGCGGCATCTGCCCTGGGACAAATCAAATCAGAGCAGGCTATTCTAGGGCTAATTAAATTACTAGAACATGAAAACTCCGATGTGCGTTATCGTGCGGCATCTGCCCTGGGAGAAATCAAATCAGAGCAGGCTATTCCTGGGCTAATTAATTTACTAGAACATGAAAACTTCGATGTGCGTTATAGTGCGGCATCTGCCCTGGGAGAAATCAAATCAGAGCAGGCTATTCCTGGGCTAATTAATTTACTAGAACATGAAAACTTCGATGTGCGTTATAGTGCGGCATCTGCCCTGGGAGAAATCAAATCAGAGGCGGCGATTCCTGGGCTAATTAATTTACTAGAACATGAAAACTTCGATGTGCGTTATAGTGCGGCATCTGCCCTGGGAGAAATCAAATCAGAGGCGGCGATTCCTGGGCTAATTAATTTACTAGAACATGAAAACTTCGATGTGCGTGATAGTGCGGCATCTGCCCTGGGAGAAATCAAATCAGAGGCGGCGATTCCTGGGCTAATTAATTTACTAGAACATGAAAACTTCGATGTGCGTTATAGTGCGGCATCTGCCCTGGGAGAAATCAAATCAGAGGCGGCGATTCCTGGGCTAATTAATTTACTAGAAGATGAAAACTCCGATGTGCGTTATAGTGCGGCATCTGCCCTGGGAGAAATCAAATCAGAGGCGGCGATTCCTGGGCTAATTAATTTACTAGAAGATGAAAACTCCCCTGTGCGTAGAAGGGCGGCATCTGCCCTGGGACAAATCAAATCAGAGGCGGCGATTCCTGGGCTAATTAATTTACTAGAAGATGAAAACTCCCCTGTGCGTAGAAGGGCGGCATCTGCCCTGGGACAAATCAAATCAGAGGCGGCGATTCCTGGGCTAATTAATTTACTAGAAGATGAAAACTCCTCTGTGCGTTATAGTGCGGCATCTTCCCTGGGACAAATCAAATCAGAGCAGGCTATTCTAGGGCTAATTAAATTACTAGAAGATGAAAACTCCTCTGTGCGTAGAAGGGCGGCATCTGCCCTGGGAGAAATCAAATCAGAGCAGGCTATTCCAGGGCTAATTAAATTACTAGAACATGAAGACTCCGATGTGCGTTATCGTGCGGCATCTGCCCTGGGAGAAATCAAATCAGAGCAGGCTATTCCAGGGCTAATTAAATTACTAGAAGATGAAGACTCATTTGTGCGTTATCGTGCGGCATCTGCCCTGGGAGAAATCAAATCAGAGCAGGCTATTCTAGGGCTAATTAATTTACTAGAAGATGAAGACTCCTCTGTGCGTTATCGTGCGGCATCTACCCTGGGACAAATCAAATCAGAGCAGGCTATTCCAGGGCTAATTAATTTACTAGAAGATGAAAAATCCTCTGTGCGTGATAGTGCGGCATCTGCCCTGGGAGAAATCAAATCAGAGCAGGCTATTCCAGGGCTAATTAATTTACTAGAAGATGAAAACTCCTCTGTGCGTGATAGTGCGGCATCTGCCCTGGGAGAAATCAAATCAGAGCAGGCTATTCCTATGCTCATGAATCGGTTAGAAAATGAAGAGTTTGTGTCAGCAAATAATGGGAATACTTTGTATTCTGCACTAGAAGCACTGGAAGCAATACAAGAAAACTGTCAATACTATAGATGTCTCACAGAACAGAAACCACAACTATATCTTCCCCCATCCCAGCCAAGTAAAACATCCCTAATGTACATCCTCCACCTCTCAGACCTGCACTTCGGCACACCTGACGAAGCCAACAAGTGGTCTAACCAACTAGCGATGGACTTGAAACAAGAACTCCAGATTCCTCACCTTGATGCCCTCATTCTCTCCGGCGACATCGCCAACAAATCAACCCCCGACGAATACGCAGCCGCCCAAAAATTCCTTGATGAACTTCGCCAAGACTTCTCCCTCAAATTTGAGCAAATTATCATCGCCCCTGGTAATCATGACCTCAATTGGCAAATCTCAGAGGAAGAAGGTTACATCCCAACACTTCGCAAAAAATATCAAGAGTCAATGGATGAGAGTTGTGTAATTGATGATGGTGGTGCATATATTGCAGTTGTAGATCCAGAAAACCACAAAAGACGCTTTGAACACTTCAGCAACTTCTACCAAGCCATTAAAAACCAACCCTATCCCCTAGAGTATGAGAAGCAATACACCCTAGACCATTTCCCTAACCAAAACCTACTCATTCTAGGCTTAAACTCCGCTTGGCAATTGGATCATCATTACAAATCCCGTGCCAGCATTAACATAAATGCACTCACCAACGCCCTCACAGACATTCGCCGCAATCAATATTATCAAAACTGCATCAAAATAGCAGTATGGCATCATCCCCTAGATAGCGCCTGGGAAGACCGCATCAAAGACCAAAGCTTCATGGAACAGTTAGCCGTCGCAGGTTTCCGCTTCTTCCTCCACGGACACGTCCACAAAGCCGAAACTAGCCTCTACCGTTATGATATGAGTGCTAACGGTCGAAAACTTGACCGCATCTGTGCAGGTACTTTCGGCGCACCCACCCGCGAACTTAACCCCGGTTATCCCTGGCAATACAACCTGCTGAAATTTGCAGACAATAAACTAACCGTCTACACCCGCCGCCGCGAAGAACTCAACGGCCCATGGAAACCCGATGCACGCTGGCTAATGGGTGCAGGGCAAAATCCATTACCCTACTACGAAGTAATGATGGATTACACGTAG
- a CDS encoding GAF domain-containing protein, whose product MSLQQRNFGETGDLILGTQNQEQNLPETSAPVGTLARRKGTISTFLAPLTQDTFKQVVTEVEQKLQIVHQTLSMLDSHGFENILQEMLQSITLKTGELLGADRTTIFLLDEEKQELWSIVAAGEGDRSLEIRIPADKGIAGEVATFKQVVNIPFDFYHDPRSIFAQKQEKITGYRTYTMLALPLLSEQGRLVAVVQLLNKLKPYSPPDALLAERIDNQGFTSADEQLFQEFAPSIRLILESSRSFYIATQKQRAAAAMMKAVKSLSQSSLDLEDTLKRVMDEAKELMNADRSTLWLIDRDRHELWTKITQDNGSTKELRVPIGKGFAGIVAASGQKLNIPFDLYDHPDSATAKQIDQQNGYRTCSLLCMPVFNGDQELIGVTQLVNKKKTGEFPPYNPETWPIAPECFQASFDRNDEEFMEAFNIQAGVALQNAQLFATVKQQEQMQRDILRSLSNGVISTDKSGTIIAANESAQRLLGLESEDRLEGKLISEAIAIKEGDFSKWCQDALHGTDLKGRQQYYPDRTLVSTEAAQNSINLSINTIADASDPQQVCGALVVMEDISDEKRLKSTMYRYMTQELAEELLKLDDAKLGGDRKEVSILFSDIRGYTTLTENLEAEEVVSMLNEYFESMVEAVFKHKGTLDKYIGDAIMAVFGSPLPLEEHAWMAVKTSIEMRHRLQEFNQKRYAANKPRINIGIGINSDTVISGNIGSSKRMEFTAIGDGVNLGSRLESVSKQYGCDIILSDNTFKPCQENIWARELDFIRVKGRNEPVSIYELIGLRSDPIASEKLQVIEHYHKGREYYLQRQFSLARAEFANVLAVDKHDKAAMLHLLRCQHWLQSPPTDSEWDEGVWTFQEK is encoded by the coding sequence ATGTCATTGCAACAGCGTAATTTTGGGGAGACTGGCGATTTGATCTTAGGTACGCAAAACCAAGAGCAAAACTTGCCAGAAACTTCGGCTCCTGTCGGCACACTAGCCCGCAGAAAAGGTACTATTTCGACATTTCTTGCTCCCTTAACTCAGGATACTTTTAAACAAGTTGTTACAGAAGTCGAGCAAAAACTCCAAATTGTGCATCAAACCCTGTCAATGTTGGATTCTCACGGGTTTGAAAATATCCTGCAAGAGATGTTGCAGTCAATTACCTTAAAAACTGGGGAATTGTTGGGGGCAGATCGGACGACTATATTTTTGCTAGATGAAGAAAAACAAGAATTGTGGTCGATTGTCGCCGCCGGAGAAGGCGATCGCTCCCTAGAAATTCGCATCCCCGCCGACAAGGGGATTGCCGGTGAAGTCGCTACTTTTAAACAAGTAGTTAATATACCCTTTGACTTTTATCACGATCCTCGGTCGATATTTGCCCAAAAACAAGAGAAAATCACTGGCTACCGCACATATACAATGCTGGCTTTACCGCTATTGAGTGAGCAAGGGCGATTAGTCGCGGTGGTACAGTTACTCAACAAATTAAAACCTTACAGTCCTCCTGATGCACTGCTAGCAGAACGGATTGATAATCAAGGTTTTACCAGTGCAGATGAGCAATTGTTTCAAGAATTTGCGCCCTCAATTCGCTTGATTTTGGAGTCGTCACGCTCCTTTTATATAGCGACGCAAAAACAAAGGGCGGCGGCGGCGATGATGAAGGCGGTAAAGTCTCTGAGCCAAAGTAGTCTGGATTTAGAAGATACCCTCAAACGGGTAATGGATGAAGCCAAGGAACTGATGAACGCCGATCGCAGTACCTTATGGCTGATAGACCGCGATCGCCATGAATTATGGACGAAAATTACTCAAGATAATGGTTCTACTAAGGAGTTGCGCGTTCCCATAGGTAAAGGTTTTGCCGGGATCGTCGCCGCATCCGGTCAAAAACTCAACATCCCTTTTGATTTATACGACCATCCAGACTCGGCAACTGCCAAACAAATCGACCAGCAAAATGGCTACCGCACCTGTAGTTTATTATGTATGCCTGTATTTAACGGCGACCAAGAATTAATTGGTGTGACCCAACTGGTAAATAAAAAGAAAACCGGAGAGTTCCCCCCCTATAATCCAGAAACTTGGCCGATAGCGCCCGAATGCTTCCAAGCGAGTTTTGACCGCAACGACGAAGAATTCATGGAAGCTTTTAATATTCAAGCCGGGGTGGCTTTACAAAATGCTCAGTTGTTTGCCACAGTCAAGCAACAAGAGCAAATGCAACGGGATATTCTGCGGAGTTTGTCCAACGGTGTGATTTCCACAGATAAGTCTGGGACAATTATTGCAGCGAATGAAAGCGCCCAGCGTTTGTTGGGGCTGGAATCAGAAGATCGTTTGGAAGGTAAACTCATCAGTGAGGCGATCGCCATTAAAGAAGGCGATTTTAGCAAATGGTGTCAAGATGCCTTACATGGGACAGACCTCAAAGGCCGCCAGCAATATTACCCAGACCGCACACTAGTAAGCACTGAAGCAGCACAAAATAGCATTAACCTATCGATTAATACCATTGCCGATGCTAGCGATCCCCAGCAAGTCTGCGGCGCGTTGGTGGTGATGGAAGATATTAGCGATGAGAAGCGCCTCAAGAGTACGATGTATCGCTACATGACTCAGGAATTAGCCGAGGAATTGCTGAAATTAGACGATGCTAAACTGGGAGGCGATCGCAAAGAAGTTTCCATCCTCTTTTCGGATATTCGCGGTTACACCACTTTGACGGAAAATCTGGAAGCCGAAGAAGTCGTAAGTATGCTCAATGAATATTTTGAGTCGATGGTAGAGGCTGTATTCAAACACAAAGGCACTCTGGATAAATACATCGGTGATGCGATTATGGCCGTGTTTGGTTCACCTTTGCCCTTAGAAGAACACGCTTGGATGGCTGTAAAAACATCTATAGAAATGCGTCATCGCTTACAAGAATTTAATCAAAAACGTTATGCAGCTAATAAACCCCGAATCAATATCGGTATTGGCATCAATTCCGACACCGTAATTAGTGGCAACATTGGCTCTAGTAAACGTATGGAATTTACAGCTATTGGTGATGGTGTGAATCTGGGTTCCCGCTTAGAAAGTGTGAGTAAGCAGTATGGTTGCGACATTATTCTCAGTGATAATACTTTTAAACCATGCCAGGAAAATATTTGGGCTAGAGAACTAGATTTTATCCGTGTTAAAGGCAGAAATGAGCCAGTATCTATATACGAGTTAATTGGTTTACGTTCTGACCCCATTGCTAGTGAAAAATTGCAGGTAATTGAGCATTATCACAAGGGACGGGAATATTACCTGCAACGTCAATTTTCCTTAGCAAGAGCAGAATTTGCCAATGTTTTAGCAGTTGATAAACATGACAAAGCCGCGATGTTGCATCTGCTACGCTGTCAGCATTGGTTACAATCACCTCCAACAGATTCAGAATGGGATGAAGGGGTGTGGACGTTTCAGGAGAAGTGA